One Cynocephalus volans isolate mCynVol1 chromosome 5, mCynVol1.pri, whole genome shotgun sequence DNA window includes the following coding sequences:
- the ERMARD gene encoding endoplasmic reticulum membrane-associated RNA degradation protein isoform X1, with amino-acid sequence MEILIGDHITTCLSPSVYNMICKLGFEVRENCDINSIVTQNGEVCWKTITDCVSYTESDQDLDYWGSVRMLGPVCEAVHLHLLSLTKGQFEIRYAPWLQWTSFPELFPEIFDSLESQQSPAISLSLMKLTSCLERALGDVFLLVGKECPFLLRDLLASEELAQVFGQSVMNILKVFVGSPCGLNLRNTLWHGFTSPQEIPPKYCSMMVLLLAGLGQLLKSYLQQTKSTLAHRSFVTLANLEDLIFFPDVNNEVLSALEELMMKSTFILKIMLPYWEIALIKFKSRRFADCAILLLTQLETGLRRVFARVNKCPERLLTAESTALYTTFDEILAKHLSDGKINQLPLFLGEPAMEFLWDFLNHQEGPRLRDHLSHGEINLHEFPKEAASQLLAFSTVLLLRFIDEDLLSVFMEKTAIKLLISLAEGYNSRCHPVSQLKKQVLSCEESIRVWSVLPLPEGPAGEAARLESNSETSACSSLITKITYELSQHLPGHHCVFNDLDNFPTEKWPELLGALCSTPVPTLFCPRSVLEVLAVLRSISAQCLRVSGQVITTSELRHRQWLERSLRSRQRQNYLRMLSGVRLLSPVLFLILLLIALELVNVHVVHGKSTYEYQQYLKFLKSILQYTENLVVYTSQEKNRWNEAINLTRSALLKIWTFSEKKQMLIHLAKKSTSKVAL; translated from the exons ATGGAG atattaatAGGAGACCATATTACCACGTGTCTTTCTCCATCAGTGTACAATATGATTTGTAAACTTGGGTTTGAAGTCAGAGAAAACTGTGATATCAATAGCATTGTAACTCAGAATGGTGAAGTATGCTGGAAAACAATCACAGACTGCGTGAGCTATACAGAATCAG accaggatctggactaCTGGGGAAGCGTGAGGATGCTGGGCCCTGTGTGTGAGGCTGTCCATTTACATCTCTTATCTCTGACCAAGGGGCAGTTTGAAATTCGATATGCACCGTGGCTCCAGTGGACGAGTTTTCCAGAG TTATTTCCTGAAATATTTGACTCCTTGGAAAGTCAGCAGTCTCCTGCTATTTCTCTTAGCTTGATGAAACTGACATCCTGTCTGGAACGAGCCCTGGGGGAC gTATTTTTACTGGTTGGGAAGGAATGCCCTTTTCTTTTGAGAGATCTACTTGCATCTGAGGAGCTTGCTCAGGTCTTTGGGCAGTCTGTG ATGAACATACTGAAAGTCTTCGTTGGCTCTCCGTGTGGACTCAACCTACGCAACACCTTATGGCATGGCTTCACATCACCTCAAGAAATTCCTCCAAA ATATTGTTCAATGATGGTATTGTTGCTAGCAGGATTAGGTCAATTACTAAAGAGTTACCTTCAGCAAACTAAATCTACACTGGCACATCGATCTTTCGTAACTCTCGCAAACTTGGAGGATTTGATCTTTTTTCCTG ATGTTAATAATGAGGTACTTTCAGCATTAGAAGAACTGATGATGAAATCCACTTTCATACTGAAAATCATGTTACCATATTGGGAAATCGCACTGATCAAGTTCAAGTCGCGCAG GTTTGCTGACTGTGCCATATTGTTACTGACACAGTTAGAGACTGGACTTAGGAGAGTTTTTGCCAGAGTAAACAAATGTCCAGAAAGACTCCTGACCGCTGAG tcAACAGCTCTTTATACCACCTTTGATGAA ATATTGGCAAAACACTTGAGTGATGGTAAAATCAATcaacttcctctttttcttggAGAGCCTGCTATG gaATTTCTCTGGGATTTCCTGAACCATCAGGAGGGTCCCCGCCTAAGAGATCATTTAAGCCATGGGGAGATCAACTTACATGAATTTCCAAAAGAAGCAGCAAGTCAGTTGCTTGCATTTTCCACTGTACTTTTACTAAGATTCATTGATGAAGATCTGTTATCAGTTTTTATG gaaaaaacagcGATAAAATTATTGATTAGTCTTGCAGAAGGATATAATTCTCGCTGTCATCCAGTTTCTCAGCTTAAAAAACAG GTGCTGAGCTGTGAGGAGAGCATCAGGGTTTGGTCTGTGCTGCCTTTGCCTGAAGGACCTGCTGGGGAAGCGGCCAG attggAAAGTAATTCGGAAACAAGTGCCTGCAGCTCGTTAATTACAAAGATTACGTACGAGCTGAGTCAGCACCTTCCTGGGCACCATTGTGTCTTTAATGACTTGGACAATTTTCCCACTGAGAA GTGGCCTGAGCTGCTCGGTGCACTCTGCAGCACACCTGTCCCTACTCTGTTCTGCCCCAGAAGCGTTCTCGAAGTACTTGCTGTTCTCCGAAGCATCAGCGCACAGTGCCTGCGTGTGTCTGGCCAGGTCATCACCACCTCGGAGCTGCGGCACCGGCAGTGGTTGGAGAGGAGTCTGAGGTCTCGCCAGCGGCAGAACTACCTGCGCATGCTGAGTGG tGTTAGGCTTCTGTCTCCTGtgcttttcctgattttattgcTCATTGCACTGGAATTGGTCAACGTTCATGTTGTTCATGGAAAAAGTACTTATGAATATCAGCAGTATCTAAA gtTCTTAAAGTCAATCTTGCAGTACACCGAGAACCTGGTGGTTTACACCAGCCAAGAAAAGAACAGATGGAATGAAGCTATCAATCTTACACGTTCTGCTTTGTTGAAAATTTGGACTTTTAGTGAGAAGAAACAAATGTTAATACATTTAGCCAAGAAATCCACAAGTAAAGTAGCCTTATGA
- the ERMARD gene encoding endoplasmic reticulum membrane-associated RNA degradation protein isoform X6, with amino-acid sequence MEILIGDHITTCLSPSVYNMICKLGFEVRENCDINSIVTQNGEVCWKTITDCVSYTESDQDLDYWGSVRMLGPVCEAVHLHLLSLTKGQFEIRYAPWLQWTSFPELFPEIFDSLESQQSPAISLSLMKLTSCLERALGDVFLLVGKECPFLLRDLLASEELAQVFGQSVMNILKVFVGSPCGLNLRNTLWHGFTSPQEIPPKYCSMMVLLLAGLGQLLKSYLQQTKSTLAHRSFVTLANLEDLIFFPDVNNEVLSALEELMMKSTFILKIMLPYWEIALIKFKSRRFADCAILLLTQLETGLRRVFARVNKCPERLLTAESTALYTTFDEILAKHLSDGKINQLPLFLGEPAMEFLWDFLNHQEGPRLRDHLSHGEINLHEFPKEAASQLLAFSTVLLLRFIDEDLLSVFMEKTAIKLLISLAEGYNSRCHPVSQLKKQVLSCEESIRVWSVLPLPEGPAGEAARLESNSETSACSSLITKITYELSQHLPGHHCVFNDLDNFPTEKWPELLGALCSTPVPTLFCPRSVLEVLAVLRSISAQCLRVSGQVITTSELRHRQWLERSLRSRQRQNYLRMLSGCAARSPVLERC; translated from the exons ATGGAG atattaatAGGAGACCATATTACCACGTGTCTTTCTCCATCAGTGTACAATATGATTTGTAAACTTGGGTTTGAAGTCAGAGAAAACTGTGATATCAATAGCATTGTAACTCAGAATGGTGAAGTATGCTGGAAAACAATCACAGACTGCGTGAGCTATACAGAATCAG accaggatctggactaCTGGGGAAGCGTGAGGATGCTGGGCCCTGTGTGTGAGGCTGTCCATTTACATCTCTTATCTCTGACCAAGGGGCAGTTTGAAATTCGATATGCACCGTGGCTCCAGTGGACGAGTTTTCCAGAG TTATTTCCTGAAATATTTGACTCCTTGGAAAGTCAGCAGTCTCCTGCTATTTCTCTTAGCTTGATGAAACTGACATCCTGTCTGGAACGAGCCCTGGGGGAC gTATTTTTACTGGTTGGGAAGGAATGCCCTTTTCTTTTGAGAGATCTACTTGCATCTGAGGAGCTTGCTCAGGTCTTTGGGCAGTCTGTG ATGAACATACTGAAAGTCTTCGTTGGCTCTCCGTGTGGACTCAACCTACGCAACACCTTATGGCATGGCTTCACATCACCTCAAGAAATTCCTCCAAA ATATTGTTCAATGATGGTATTGTTGCTAGCAGGATTAGGTCAATTACTAAAGAGTTACCTTCAGCAAACTAAATCTACACTGGCACATCGATCTTTCGTAACTCTCGCAAACTTGGAGGATTTGATCTTTTTTCCTG ATGTTAATAATGAGGTACTTTCAGCATTAGAAGAACTGATGATGAAATCCACTTTCATACTGAAAATCATGTTACCATATTGGGAAATCGCACTGATCAAGTTCAAGTCGCGCAG GTTTGCTGACTGTGCCATATTGTTACTGACACAGTTAGAGACTGGACTTAGGAGAGTTTTTGCCAGAGTAAACAAATGTCCAGAAAGACTCCTGACCGCTGAG tcAACAGCTCTTTATACCACCTTTGATGAA ATATTGGCAAAACACTTGAGTGATGGTAAAATCAATcaacttcctctttttcttggAGAGCCTGCTATG gaATTTCTCTGGGATTTCCTGAACCATCAGGAGGGTCCCCGCCTAAGAGATCATTTAAGCCATGGGGAGATCAACTTACATGAATTTCCAAAAGAAGCAGCAAGTCAGTTGCTTGCATTTTCCACTGTACTTTTACTAAGATTCATTGATGAAGATCTGTTATCAGTTTTTATG gaaaaaacagcGATAAAATTATTGATTAGTCTTGCAGAAGGATATAATTCTCGCTGTCATCCAGTTTCTCAGCTTAAAAAACAG GTGCTGAGCTGTGAGGAGAGCATCAGGGTTTGGTCTGTGCTGCCTTTGCCTGAAGGACCTGCTGGGGAAGCGGCCAG attggAAAGTAATTCGGAAACAAGTGCCTGCAGCTCGTTAATTACAAAGATTACGTACGAGCTGAGTCAGCACCTTCCTGGGCACCATTGTGTCTTTAATGACTTGGACAATTTTCCCACTGAGAA GTGGCCTGAGCTGCTCGGTGCACTCTGCAGCACACCTGTCCCTACTCTGTTCTGCCCCAGAAGCGTTCTCGAAGTACTTGCTGTTCTCCGAAGCATCAGCGCACAGTGCCTGCGTGTGTCTGGCCAGGTCATCACCACCTCGGAGCTGCGGCACCGGCAGTGGTTGGAGAGGAGTCTGAGGTCTCGCCAGCGGCAGAACTACCTGCGCATGCTGAGTGGGTGTGCAGCACGCTCTCCTGTCCTGGAAAGG tGTTAG
- the ERMARD gene encoding endoplasmic reticulum membrane-associated RNA degradation protein isoform X3: MEILIGDHITTCLSPSVYNMICKLGFEVRENCDINSIVTQNGEVCWKTITDCVSYTESDQDLDYWGSVRMLGPVCEAVHLHLLSLTKGQFEIRYAPWLQWTSFPELFPEIFDSLESQQSPAISLSLMKLTSCLERALGDVFLLVGKECPFLLRDLLASEELAQVFGQSVMNILKVFVGSPCGLNLRNTLWHGFTSPQEIPPKYCSMMVLLLAGLGQLLKSYLQQTKSTLAHRSFVTLANLEDLIFFPDVNNEVLSALEELMMKSTFILKIMLPYWEIALIKFKSRRFADCAILLLTQLETGLRRVFARVNKCPERLLTAESTALYTTFDEILAKHLSDGKINQLPLFLGEPAMEFLWDFLNHQEGPRLRDHLSHGEINLHEFPKEAASQLLAFSTVLLLRFIDEDLLSVFMEKTAIKLLISLAEGYNSRCHPVSQLKKQVLSCEESIRVWSVLPLPEGPAGEAARLESNSETSACSSLITKITYELSQHLPGHHCVFNDLDNFPTEKWPELLGALCSTPVPTLFCPRSVLEVLAVLRSISAQCLRVSGQVITTSELRHRQWLERSLSVRLLSPVLFLILLLIALELVNVHVVHGKSTYEYQQYLKFLKSILQYTENLVVYTSQEKNRWNEAINLTRSALLKIWTFSEKKQMLIHLAKKSTSKVAL, from the exons ATGGAG atattaatAGGAGACCATATTACCACGTGTCTTTCTCCATCAGTGTACAATATGATTTGTAAACTTGGGTTTGAAGTCAGAGAAAACTGTGATATCAATAGCATTGTAACTCAGAATGGTGAAGTATGCTGGAAAACAATCACAGACTGCGTGAGCTATACAGAATCAG accaggatctggactaCTGGGGAAGCGTGAGGATGCTGGGCCCTGTGTGTGAGGCTGTCCATTTACATCTCTTATCTCTGACCAAGGGGCAGTTTGAAATTCGATATGCACCGTGGCTCCAGTGGACGAGTTTTCCAGAG TTATTTCCTGAAATATTTGACTCCTTGGAAAGTCAGCAGTCTCCTGCTATTTCTCTTAGCTTGATGAAACTGACATCCTGTCTGGAACGAGCCCTGGGGGAC gTATTTTTACTGGTTGGGAAGGAATGCCCTTTTCTTTTGAGAGATCTACTTGCATCTGAGGAGCTTGCTCAGGTCTTTGGGCAGTCTGTG ATGAACATACTGAAAGTCTTCGTTGGCTCTCCGTGTGGACTCAACCTACGCAACACCTTATGGCATGGCTTCACATCACCTCAAGAAATTCCTCCAAA ATATTGTTCAATGATGGTATTGTTGCTAGCAGGATTAGGTCAATTACTAAAGAGTTACCTTCAGCAAACTAAATCTACACTGGCACATCGATCTTTCGTAACTCTCGCAAACTTGGAGGATTTGATCTTTTTTCCTG ATGTTAATAATGAGGTACTTTCAGCATTAGAAGAACTGATGATGAAATCCACTTTCATACTGAAAATCATGTTACCATATTGGGAAATCGCACTGATCAAGTTCAAGTCGCGCAG GTTTGCTGACTGTGCCATATTGTTACTGACACAGTTAGAGACTGGACTTAGGAGAGTTTTTGCCAGAGTAAACAAATGTCCAGAAAGACTCCTGACCGCTGAG tcAACAGCTCTTTATACCACCTTTGATGAA ATATTGGCAAAACACTTGAGTGATGGTAAAATCAATcaacttcctctttttcttggAGAGCCTGCTATG gaATTTCTCTGGGATTTCCTGAACCATCAGGAGGGTCCCCGCCTAAGAGATCATTTAAGCCATGGGGAGATCAACTTACATGAATTTCCAAAAGAAGCAGCAAGTCAGTTGCTTGCATTTTCCACTGTACTTTTACTAAGATTCATTGATGAAGATCTGTTATCAGTTTTTATG gaaaaaacagcGATAAAATTATTGATTAGTCTTGCAGAAGGATATAATTCTCGCTGTCATCCAGTTTCTCAGCTTAAAAAACAG GTGCTGAGCTGTGAGGAGAGCATCAGGGTTTGGTCTGTGCTGCCTTTGCCTGAAGGACCTGCTGGGGAAGCGGCCAG attggAAAGTAATTCGGAAACAAGTGCCTGCAGCTCGTTAATTACAAAGATTACGTACGAGCTGAGTCAGCACCTTCCTGGGCACCATTGTGTCTTTAATGACTTGGACAATTTTCCCACTGAGAA GTGGCCTGAGCTGCTCGGTGCACTCTGCAGCACACCTGTCCCTACTCTGTTCTGCCCCAGAAGCGTTCTCGAAGTACTTGCTGTTCTCCGAAGCATCAGCGCACAGTGCCTGCGTGTGTCTGGCCAGGTCATCACCACCTCGGAGCTGCGGCACCGGCAGTGGTTGGAGAGGAGTCTGAG tGTTAGGCTTCTGTCTCCTGtgcttttcctgattttattgcTCATTGCACTGGAATTGGTCAACGTTCATGTTGTTCATGGAAAAAGTACTTATGAATATCAGCAGTATCTAAA gtTCTTAAAGTCAATCTTGCAGTACACCGAGAACCTGGTGGTTTACACCAGCCAAGAAAAGAACAGATGGAATGAAGCTATCAATCTTACACGTTCTGCTTTGTTGAAAATTTGGACTTTTAGTGAGAAGAAACAAATGTTAATACATTTAGCCAAGAAATCCACAAGTAAAGTAGCCTTATGA
- the ERMARD gene encoding endoplasmic reticulum membrane-associated RNA degradation protein isoform X7, translated as MEILIGDHITTCLSPSVYNMICKLGFEVRENCDINSIVTQNGEVCWKTITDCVSYTESDQDLDYWGSVRMLGPVCEAVHLHLLSLTKGQFEIRYAPWLQWTSFPELFPEIFDSLESQQSPAISLSLMKLTSCLERALGDVFLLVGKECPFLLRDLLASEELAQVFGQSVMNILKVFVGSPCGLNLRNTLWHGFTSPQEIPPKYCSMMVLLLAGLGQLLKSYLQQTKSTLAHRSFVTLANLEDLIFFPDVNNEVLSALEELMMKSTFILKIMLPYWEIALIKFKSRRFADCAILLLTQLETGLRRVFARVNKCPERLLTAESTALYTTFDEILAKHLSDGKINQLPLFLGEPAMEFLWDFLNHQEGPRLRDHLSHGEINLHEFPKEAASQLLAFSTVLLLRFIDEDLLSVFMEKTAIKLLISLAEGYNSRCHPVSQLKKQVLSCEESIRVWSVLPLPEGPAGEAARLESNSETSACSSLITKITYELSQHLPGHHCVFNDLDNFPTEKWPELLGALCSTPVPTLFCPRSVLEVLAVLRSISAQCLRVSGQVITTSELRHRQWLERSLRSRQRQNYLRMLMLGFCLLCFS; from the exons ATGGAG atattaatAGGAGACCATATTACCACGTGTCTTTCTCCATCAGTGTACAATATGATTTGTAAACTTGGGTTTGAAGTCAGAGAAAACTGTGATATCAATAGCATTGTAACTCAGAATGGTGAAGTATGCTGGAAAACAATCACAGACTGCGTGAGCTATACAGAATCAG accaggatctggactaCTGGGGAAGCGTGAGGATGCTGGGCCCTGTGTGTGAGGCTGTCCATTTACATCTCTTATCTCTGACCAAGGGGCAGTTTGAAATTCGATATGCACCGTGGCTCCAGTGGACGAGTTTTCCAGAG TTATTTCCTGAAATATTTGACTCCTTGGAAAGTCAGCAGTCTCCTGCTATTTCTCTTAGCTTGATGAAACTGACATCCTGTCTGGAACGAGCCCTGGGGGAC gTATTTTTACTGGTTGGGAAGGAATGCCCTTTTCTTTTGAGAGATCTACTTGCATCTGAGGAGCTTGCTCAGGTCTTTGGGCAGTCTGTG ATGAACATACTGAAAGTCTTCGTTGGCTCTCCGTGTGGACTCAACCTACGCAACACCTTATGGCATGGCTTCACATCACCTCAAGAAATTCCTCCAAA ATATTGTTCAATGATGGTATTGTTGCTAGCAGGATTAGGTCAATTACTAAAGAGTTACCTTCAGCAAACTAAATCTACACTGGCACATCGATCTTTCGTAACTCTCGCAAACTTGGAGGATTTGATCTTTTTTCCTG ATGTTAATAATGAGGTACTTTCAGCATTAGAAGAACTGATGATGAAATCCACTTTCATACTGAAAATCATGTTACCATATTGGGAAATCGCACTGATCAAGTTCAAGTCGCGCAG GTTTGCTGACTGTGCCATATTGTTACTGACACAGTTAGAGACTGGACTTAGGAGAGTTTTTGCCAGAGTAAACAAATGTCCAGAAAGACTCCTGACCGCTGAG tcAACAGCTCTTTATACCACCTTTGATGAA ATATTGGCAAAACACTTGAGTGATGGTAAAATCAATcaacttcctctttttcttggAGAGCCTGCTATG gaATTTCTCTGGGATTTCCTGAACCATCAGGAGGGTCCCCGCCTAAGAGATCATTTAAGCCATGGGGAGATCAACTTACATGAATTTCCAAAAGAAGCAGCAAGTCAGTTGCTTGCATTTTCCACTGTACTTTTACTAAGATTCATTGATGAAGATCTGTTATCAGTTTTTATG gaaaaaacagcGATAAAATTATTGATTAGTCTTGCAGAAGGATATAATTCTCGCTGTCATCCAGTTTCTCAGCTTAAAAAACAG GTGCTGAGCTGTGAGGAGAGCATCAGGGTTTGGTCTGTGCTGCCTTTGCCTGAAGGACCTGCTGGGGAAGCGGCCAG attggAAAGTAATTCGGAAACAAGTGCCTGCAGCTCGTTAATTACAAAGATTACGTACGAGCTGAGTCAGCACCTTCCTGGGCACCATTGTGTCTTTAATGACTTGGACAATTTTCCCACTGAGAA GTGGCCTGAGCTGCTCGGTGCACTCTGCAGCACACCTGTCCCTACTCTGTTCTGCCCCAGAAGCGTTCTCGAAGTACTTGCTGTTCTCCGAAGCATCAGCGCACAGTGCCTGCGTGTGTCTGGCCAGGTCATCACCACCTCGGAGCTGCGGCACCGGCAGTGGTTGGAGAGGAGTCTGAGGTCTCGCCAGCGGCAGAACTACCTGCGCATGCTGA tGTTAGGCTTCTGTCTCCTGtgcttttcctga
- the ERMARD gene encoding endoplasmic reticulum membrane-associated RNA degradation protein isoform X2: MEILIGDHITTCLSPSVYNMICKLGFEVRENCDINSIVTQNGEVCWKTITDCVSYTESDQDLDYWGSVRMLGPVCEAVHLHLLSLTKGQFEIRYAPWLQWTSFPELFPEIFDSLESQQSPAISLSLMKLTSCLERALGDVFLLVGKECPFLLRDLLASEELAQVFGQSVMNILKVFVGSPCGLNLRNTLWHGFTSPQEIPPKYCSMMVLLLAGLGQLLKSYLQQTKSTLAHRSFVTLANLEDLIFFPDVNNEVLSALEELMMKSTFILKIMLPYWEIALIKFKSRRFADCAILLLTQLETGLRRVFARVNKCPERLLTAEILAKHLSDGKINQLPLFLGEPAMEFLWDFLNHQEGPRLRDHLSHGEINLHEFPKEAASQLLAFSTVLLLRFIDEDLLSVFMEKTAIKLLISLAEGYNSRCHPVSQLKKQVLSCEESIRVWSVLPLPEGPAGEAARLESNSETSACSSLITKITYELSQHLPGHHCVFNDLDNFPTEKWPELLGALCSTPVPTLFCPRSVLEVLAVLRSISAQCLRVSGQVITTSELRHRQWLERSLRSRQRQNYLRMLSGVRLLSPVLFLILLLIALELVNVHVVHGKSTYEYQQYLKFLKSILQYTENLVVYTSQEKNRWNEAINLTRSALLKIWTFSEKKQMLIHLAKKSTSKVAL, from the exons ATGGAG atattaatAGGAGACCATATTACCACGTGTCTTTCTCCATCAGTGTACAATATGATTTGTAAACTTGGGTTTGAAGTCAGAGAAAACTGTGATATCAATAGCATTGTAACTCAGAATGGTGAAGTATGCTGGAAAACAATCACAGACTGCGTGAGCTATACAGAATCAG accaggatctggactaCTGGGGAAGCGTGAGGATGCTGGGCCCTGTGTGTGAGGCTGTCCATTTACATCTCTTATCTCTGACCAAGGGGCAGTTTGAAATTCGATATGCACCGTGGCTCCAGTGGACGAGTTTTCCAGAG TTATTTCCTGAAATATTTGACTCCTTGGAAAGTCAGCAGTCTCCTGCTATTTCTCTTAGCTTGATGAAACTGACATCCTGTCTGGAACGAGCCCTGGGGGAC gTATTTTTACTGGTTGGGAAGGAATGCCCTTTTCTTTTGAGAGATCTACTTGCATCTGAGGAGCTTGCTCAGGTCTTTGGGCAGTCTGTG ATGAACATACTGAAAGTCTTCGTTGGCTCTCCGTGTGGACTCAACCTACGCAACACCTTATGGCATGGCTTCACATCACCTCAAGAAATTCCTCCAAA ATATTGTTCAATGATGGTATTGTTGCTAGCAGGATTAGGTCAATTACTAAAGAGTTACCTTCAGCAAACTAAATCTACACTGGCACATCGATCTTTCGTAACTCTCGCAAACTTGGAGGATTTGATCTTTTTTCCTG ATGTTAATAATGAGGTACTTTCAGCATTAGAAGAACTGATGATGAAATCCACTTTCATACTGAAAATCATGTTACCATATTGGGAAATCGCACTGATCAAGTTCAAGTCGCGCAG GTTTGCTGACTGTGCCATATTGTTACTGACACAGTTAGAGACTGGACTTAGGAGAGTTTTTGCCAGAGTAAACAAATGTCCAGAAAGACTCCTGACCGCTGAG ATATTGGCAAAACACTTGAGTGATGGTAAAATCAATcaacttcctctttttcttggAGAGCCTGCTATG gaATTTCTCTGGGATTTCCTGAACCATCAGGAGGGTCCCCGCCTAAGAGATCATTTAAGCCATGGGGAGATCAACTTACATGAATTTCCAAAAGAAGCAGCAAGTCAGTTGCTTGCATTTTCCACTGTACTTTTACTAAGATTCATTGATGAAGATCTGTTATCAGTTTTTATG gaaaaaacagcGATAAAATTATTGATTAGTCTTGCAGAAGGATATAATTCTCGCTGTCATCCAGTTTCTCAGCTTAAAAAACAG GTGCTGAGCTGTGAGGAGAGCATCAGGGTTTGGTCTGTGCTGCCTTTGCCTGAAGGACCTGCTGGGGAAGCGGCCAG attggAAAGTAATTCGGAAACAAGTGCCTGCAGCTCGTTAATTACAAAGATTACGTACGAGCTGAGTCAGCACCTTCCTGGGCACCATTGTGTCTTTAATGACTTGGACAATTTTCCCACTGAGAA GTGGCCTGAGCTGCTCGGTGCACTCTGCAGCACACCTGTCCCTACTCTGTTCTGCCCCAGAAGCGTTCTCGAAGTACTTGCTGTTCTCCGAAGCATCAGCGCACAGTGCCTGCGTGTGTCTGGCCAGGTCATCACCACCTCGGAGCTGCGGCACCGGCAGTGGTTGGAGAGGAGTCTGAGGTCTCGCCAGCGGCAGAACTACCTGCGCATGCTGAGTGG tGTTAGGCTTCTGTCTCCTGtgcttttcctgattttattgcTCATTGCACTGGAATTGGTCAACGTTCATGTTGTTCATGGAAAAAGTACTTATGAATATCAGCAGTATCTAAA gtTCTTAAAGTCAATCTTGCAGTACACCGAGAACCTGGTGGTTTACACCAGCCAAGAAAAGAACAGATGGAATGAAGCTATCAATCTTACACGTTCTGCTTTGTTGAAAATTTGGACTTTTAGTGAGAAGAAACAAATGTTAATACATTTAGCCAAGAAATCCACAAGTAAAGTAGCCTTATGA